A section of the Pseudomonas fluorescens genome encodes:
- a CDS encoding FecR family protein, which translates to MSRAPYKSKDLSPEDEAIARFREDLKQRFPLPPPVPAKNKRPTGKALGLLLLAIVAGVAWIDPAYRSEDFASQVGQRQALQLADGTQVLLDSNTQMTITWHLRSRQVELKTGQALFEVAPMVYRPFLVDAGLAVVRVVGTRFNVRRQEQDVQVTVAEGKVAVRASATGSVAALEPGQQLRLHKGQEVLVRRVDVGDVTAWQQSRLVFESTPLEEVIDTLQRYHRQPIRLMDARLARLPVSGVFDSGHVDRLLALLPGILPLSVSTAADGSVLIDSQGKKNNLQPR; encoded by the coding sequence ATGAGTCGCGCCCCTTACAAGAGCAAGGACTTGAGCCCGGAAGACGAGGCCATTGCGCGGTTTCGTGAGGACCTCAAGCAACGTTTTCCGCTGCCTCCTCCGGTTCCCGCTAAAAACAAACGCCCGACAGGAAAAGCGCTTGGGTTGTTGCTGTTGGCAATTGTTGCGGGTGTGGCGTGGATTGATCCCGCGTACCGCAGCGAAGACTTTGCCAGCCAGGTCGGGCAGCGCCAGGCGTTGCAGTTGGCTGATGGTACTCAGGTCCTGCTCGACAGTAATACGCAGATGACGATCACATGGCATCTGCGCAGTCGCCAGGTCGAGCTGAAAACGGGGCAGGCGTTGTTTGAGGTAGCGCCGATGGTGTACCGCCCATTCCTGGTGGATGCCGGGTTGGCTGTGGTGCGAGTGGTGGGTACCCGCTTTAACGTCAGGAGACAGGAACAGGATGTCCAGGTCACCGTGGCTGAGGGCAAGGTCGCTGTGCGGGCGTCCGCCACAGGTTCAGTCGCAGCACTGGAGCCTGGGCAGCAGTTACGTTTGCATAAGGGGCAAGAGGTTCTGGTGAGGCGGGTCGATGTGGGTGATGTCACCGCCTGGCAACAAAGCCGGCTGGTCTTTGAAAGCACCCCGCTTGAGGAGGTCATCGACACACTGCAGCGCTATCACCGGCAACCCATAAGGCTCATGGACGCCAGGCTTGCCCGCCTGCCGGTTTCCGGTGTGTTTGACAGCGGTCACGTTGATCGTTTGCTGGCACTGTTGCCCGGCATCCTGCCGTTGAGCGTGTCCACCGCTGCCGACGG